A genome region from Melospiza melodia melodia isolate bMelMel2 chromosome 28, bMelMel2.pri, whole genome shotgun sequence includes the following:
- the RBM15 gene encoding RNA-binding protein 15 has product MKGKERSPAKAKRSRGGEDSASSSSSSRGSKKPSGSSGGGGGSNGGKAAAASGESNSGSGRRGAHADKGGRAGSREYESGSAAAAGGGGRHGYSGKTAEASRSSSSRGGESRAAAAASSSSSSSEPGGGEYKTLKISELGSALSDEAVEDGLFHEFKRFGDVSVKISRLPPGAGAADERVAFVNFRRPEDARAAKHARGRLVLYDRPLKIEAVYVGGGSGRRRSSRSPALLDKESPYGAAAVGAVAAAVRHPPAGAAQRALSPAGSGGALGYRDYRLQQLALGRLPPPPPLPRELERERDYGGFYEARVRPAYGLERVAGVAAAGGFRGGGGGGAGAAAEEEISPEDDQRANRTLFLGNLDITVSESDLRRAFDRFGVITEVDIKRPGRGQTSTYGFLKFENLDMAHRAKLAMSGKVLLRNPIKIGYGKATPTTRLWVGGLGPWVPLAALAREFDRFGTIRTIDYRKGDSWAYIQYESLDAAQAACTHMRGFPLGGPDRRLRVDFADTEHRYQQPYLQPLPLPPPAHYELVAEAAAFGAHRGAPPDPLRGARDRTPPLLYRDRDRDLYSETEWVPPPPPVRDRSNRAAAYDPLESLERRRDGWSLERDRGERELGSSSRDQPRKRRLAEDGGRHLDRSPDSERSSSSRKRHCLATTSPPDRSPELLGGRERYSSDPERSSRLLPLERPSPIRESRRGSLERGQNEKRDRKNSAERERKHRAAAAALECKSPAKKDERAAEGGGGGSRLKPPPQKQQQDGAAQAGAAPKLCLAWQGMLLLKNSNFPSNMHLLQGDLGVASSLLVEGATGGKVAQLKITQRLRLDQPKLDEVNRRIKVAGPNGYAILLAVPGASDNRPAAGAAEAATTSTQRPLRNLVSYLKQKQAAGVISLPVGGNKDKENSGVLHAFPPCDFSQQFLDSTAKALAKSEDDYLVMIIVRGAS; this is encoded by the coding sequence atgaAGGGCAAGGAGCGCTCGCCCGCCAAGGCCAAGCGCTCCCGGGGCGGCGAGGACTCggcgtcctcctcctcctcctcgcgcGGCAGCAAGAAGCCGAGCGGCTCGTCCGGCGGAGGCGGCGGCTCCAACGGCGGGAAAGCGGCGGCGGCGTCCGGCGAGAGCAACAGCGGGAGCGGCCGGCGCGGCGCCCACGCGGACAAGGGCGGCCGCGCCGGCAGCCGCGAGTACGAGAGCGGttcggcggcggccgcgggcggcGGGGGCCGGCACGGCTACAGCGGTAAAACCGCGGAGGCGTCGcgaagcagcagcagccgcggCGGCGAATCGcgagcggccgccgccgcctcctcctcgtcctcctcgtcggAGCCGGGCGGCGGCGAGTACAAGACGCTGAAGATCAGCGAGCTGGGCTCGGCGCTGAGCGACGAGGCGGTGGAGGACGGGCTCTTCCACGAGTTCAAGCGCTTCGGAGACGTGAGCGTCAAGATCAGCCGGCTCCCGCCCGGCGCCGGCGCCGCCGACGAGCGCGTGGCCTTCGTCAACTTCCGCCGGCCCGAGGACGCGCGGGCCGCCAAGCACGCCCGCGGCCGCCTCGTGCTCTACGACCGCCCGCTCAAGATCGAGGCCGTCTATGTCGGCGGAGGCAGCGGCCGCCGGCGCAGCAGCCGCTCCCCGGCGCTGCTGGACAAGGAGTCTCCCTACGGCGCGGCGGCGGTCGGGGCGGTGGCGGCCGCCGTGCGGCACCCGCCGGCCGGGGCCGCGCAGCGAGCGCTGTCCCCGGCGGGCAGCGGAGGAGCTTTGGGATACCGGGACTACCGGCTGCAGCAGCTCGCCCTGGGccggctcccgccgccgccgccgctgccgagggagctggagagggagcgGGACTACGGCGGCTTCTACGAGGCGCGGGTGCGGCCGGCCTACGGGCTGGAGCGCGTGGCCGGTGTGGCGGCGGCCGGGGGCTtccgcggaggaggaggaggaggcgccggagcggccgccgaGGAAGAGATCAGCCCCGAGGATGACCAGAGAGCCAACCGCACGCTGTTCCTGGGCAACCTGGACATCACCGTGAGCGAGTCGGACTTGCGGCGAGCGTTTGACCGTTTTGGGGTCATCACTGAGGTGGACATCAAGAGGCCGGGGCGTGGGCAGACCAGCACCTATGGTTTTCTTAAGTTTGAGAATCTGGACATGGCGCACCGGGCCAAGTTGGCCATGTCAGGGAAGGTGCTGCTGCGCAACCCCATCAAGATCGGGTACGGCAAAGCCACCCCGACCACCCGGCTCTGGGTGGGCGGCCTGGGGCCCTGGGTGCCCCTGGCTGCCCTGGCCAGGGAGTTTGATCGGTTTGGCACCATCCGCACCATCGACTACCGCAAAGGGGATTCCTGGGCCTATATCCAGTACGAGAGCCTGGACGCTGCCCAGGCGGCTTGCACCCACATGCGGGGCTTCCCCCTGGGGGGGCCGGATCGCCGGCTCCGCGTGGACTTTGCCGACACGGAGCATCGGTACCAGCAGCCctacctgcagcccctgcccttgcCGCCCCCGGCTCATTACGAGCTCGTGGCGGAGGCGGCTGCTTTTGGGGCTCACCGGGGTGCCCCCCCTGACCCTCTACGGGGGGCCCGGGACAGGACGCCACCTTTGCTCTATAGAGACCGTGACAGAGACCTTTATTCTGAGACAGAGTGGGTGCCCCCGCCTCCCCCTGTGCGGGACCGGAGTAATCGGGCAGCTGCCTATGACCCACTGGAAAGCCTGGAGCGCCGCCGGGACGGGTGGTCCTTGGAGCGGGACCGCGGGGAGAGGGAGCTGGGCAGTAGCAGTAGGGATCAGCCTCGGAAACGGAGGCTGGCCGAGGATGGAGGCCGGCACTTGGACCGTTCCCCTGACAGCGAGCGCTCCTCTTCCTCCCGAAAGCGCCATTGCTTGGCCACGACCTCTCCCCCGGACCGCAGCCCCGAGCTCCTGGGAGGCCGGGAGCGTTACAGTAGTGACCCTGAGCGCTCATCCCGCTTGCTCCCCTTGGAGCGACCGTCCCCCATCCGGGAGTCCCGCCGGGGCAGCCTGGAGCGGGGGCAGAACGAAAAGCGCGACCGCAAGAATTCCGCGGAGCGGGAGCGCAAGCatcgcgccgccgccgccgccctggaGTGCAAAAGTCCGGCCAAAAAGGACGAGCGGGCGGCGGAGGGTGGTGGTGGAGGCTCCCGGCTCAAACCTCCTCCCCAAAAACAGCAGCAGGACGGAGCAGCGCAGGCCGGGGCGGCGCCCAAGCTGTGCTTGGCTTGGCAGGGGATGCTCCTGCTGAAGAACAGCAACTTCCCGTCGAACATGCACCTGCTCCAGGGGGACCTCGGAGTCGCCAGCAGCCTCCTGGTGGAGGGAGCGACTGGTGGGAAAGTGGCTCAGCTCAAGATCACCCAACGTCTCCGTCTGGACCAGCCCAAGTTGGACGAGGTCAACCGGCGCATCAAGGTGGCGGGTCCCAATGGATACGCCATCCTGCTGGCCGTGCCCGGCGCCTCCGACAACCGCCCcgcagccggggctgccgaggCCGCCACCACCTCCACGCAGAGGCCGCTCAGGAATCTGGTGTCCTACCTAAAGCAAAAGCAGGCTGCTGGGGTGATCAGCCTCCCTGTAGGGGGGAACAAAGACAAGGAGAACAGCGGGGTCCTGCACGCCTTTCCGCCCTGCGACTTCTCCCAGCAGTTCCTGGACTCCACGGCCAAGGCGTTGGCCAAATCAGAGGACGACTATCTGGTCATGATCATTGTCCGTGGGGCATCCTAA